A window from Pseudoliparis swirei isolate HS2019 ecotype Mariana Trench chromosome 17, NWPU_hadal_v1, whole genome shotgun sequence encodes these proteins:
- the c1d gene encoding nuclear nucleic acid-binding protein C1D isoform X1, whose translation MLSDCVSSQLVLRFKPLAVVYVTGTMAEESKPEDYPQEIDEQLASFGSSVCSVRTMLEKLTSMPRNELLKLEPLDQAKLDLMSAYTLNSLFWMYLVTQGVNPREHAIKQELARIRTYMNKVKEITDRKKMARLDKDAAGRFLKSALYDPKEKDFRRKAPHEVPHEAPHRTPHRTPLGTPLGTPLGVPLRAPHGTPSGATKSKRPKRS comes from the exons ATGTTGTCCGATTGCGTTTCAAGTCAACTCGTGTTGCGGTTTAAACCCCTTGCCGTTGTTTATGTCACAGGAACAATGGCCGAGGAGAGTAAACCCGAGGACTACCCGCAGGAGATAGACGAGCAGCTCGCGAGCTTCGGCTCCTCGGTGTGTTCCGTGAGGACCATGCTGGAGAAGCTGACGTCGATGCCCAGGAACGAGCTGCTGAAG CTGGAACCTTTGGATCAAGCCAAGCTGGATCTGATGTCTGCCTACACCCTCAATTCATTATTCTGGA TGTACTTGGTGACACAGGGAGTCAATCCCAGAGAACACGCAATCAAACAGGAGCTG GCGCGAATCCGGACGTACATGAACAAAGTGAAAGAGATCACTGACAGGAAGAAGATGGCCCGTCTGGATAAAGACGCGGCCGGCCGCTTCCTGAAGAGCGCGCTCTACGACCCCAAGGAgaaggacttcaggaggaaagcGCCGCACGAGGTGCCGCACGAGGCGCCACACAGGACGCCGCACAGAACGCCACTCGGGACGCCACTCGGGACGCCGCTCGGGGTGCCGCTCAGGGCGCCGCACGGGACGCCGTCCGGCGCGACCAAGTCCAAGCGCCCGAAGCGGAGCTGA
- the c1d gene encoding nuclear nucleic acid-binding protein C1D isoform X2 produces MAEESKPEDYPQEIDEQLASFGSSVCSVRTMLEKLTSMPRNELLKLEPLDQAKLDLMSAYTLNSLFWMYLVTQGVNPREHAIKQELARIRTYMNKVKEITDRKKMARLDKDAAGRFLKSALYDPKEKDFRRKAPHEVPHEAPHRTPHRTPLGTPLGTPLGVPLRAPHGTPSGATKSKRPKRS; encoded by the exons ATGGCCGAGGAGAGTAAACCCGAGGACTACCCGCAGGAGATAGACGAGCAGCTCGCGAGCTTCGGCTCCTCGGTGTGTTCCGTGAGGACCATGCTGGAGAAGCTGACGTCGATGCCCAGGAACGAGCTGCTGAAG CTGGAACCTTTGGATCAAGCCAAGCTGGATCTGATGTCTGCCTACACCCTCAATTCATTATTCTGGA TGTACTTGGTGACACAGGGAGTCAATCCCAGAGAACACGCAATCAAACAGGAGCTG GCGCGAATCCGGACGTACATGAACAAAGTGAAAGAGATCACTGACAGGAAGAAGATGGCCCGTCTGGATAAAGACGCGGCCGGCCGCTTCCTGAAGAGCGCGCTCTACGACCCCAAGGAgaaggacttcaggaggaaagcGCCGCACGAGGTGCCGCACGAGGCGCCACACAGGACGCCGCACAGAACGCCACTCGGGACGCCACTCGGGACGCCGCTCGGGGTGCCGCTCAGGGCGCCGCACGGGACGCCGTCCGGCGCGACCAAGTCCAAGCGCCCGAAGCGGAGCTGA